From Pedobacter indicus, a single genomic window includes:
- a CDS encoding MBL fold metallo-hydrolase, which translates to MNLYSIDTELFKLDGGAMFGVVPKVLWSRTNPADENNLCTWAMRLLLIEDGDQLILIDTGLGDKQSEKFFSHYYIHGEHTLDKSLAKHGFSRDDITDVFLTHLHFDHVGGAIVREGDQLVPAFKNAHYWSNAQHWKWATEPNDREKASFLKENILPIQESGRLKFVEDKSVGVLNKNISIRFAFGHTDAMMMPQIQYKDKTILYMADLLPSVGHIPLPYVMAYDMFPMKTLEERKTYWNEIADNDIICFLEHDPIHECCTLQHTEKGVRLKDTFTLESIL; encoded by the coding sequence ATGAATTTATACAGTATTGATACGGAACTTTTTAAATTGGACGGAGGAGCAATGTTTGGTGTGGTGCCTAAAGTGCTATGGAGCCGCACGAATCCAGCGGACGAGAATAACCTATGTACTTGGGCGATGCGACTTTTGCTGATTGAGGATGGAGATCAGTTAATTCTCATAGATACGGGCTTGGGTGATAAACAAAGTGAAAAGTTTTTCAGTCACTATTATATTCACGGGGAACACACGCTCGATAAGTCCTTGGCAAAGCATGGTTTCTCGAGAGATGATATCACAGATGTTTTTCTGACCCATTTGCATTTTGACCATGTTGGAGGGGCTATCGTTCGTGAAGGAGATCAACTTGTCCCTGCTTTTAAAAATGCTCACTATTGGAGCAATGCGCAACATTGGAAATGGGCGACGGAGCCGAACGACCGAGAAAAGGCTTCTTTCTTGAAGGAAAACATCTTACCCATTCAGGAGAGCGGGCGACTAAAATTTGTGGAGGATAAAAGTGTGGGGGTTCTGAATAAAAACATCTCTATCCGCTTTGCCTTTGGTCATACCGATGCGATGATGATGCCCCAAATTCAATATAAAGACAAGACAATCTTGTACATGGCAGATTTGCTGCCTTCAGTGGGACATATCCCTCTACCTTACGTAATGGCTTACGACATGTTCCCGATGAAGACGTTAGAAGAGCGCAAAACCTACTGGAATGAAATTGCAGACAACGATATCATTTGTTTTCTGGAGCATGACCCTATACATGAATGCTGTACTCTTCAGCACACAGAAAAAGGTGTCCGCTTGAAAGATACGTTTACGTTGGAGTCTATTTTATAA
- a CDS encoding DUF6079 family protein produces the protein MKYNELISFEPITEVVKFNRTNESVYQQNLVKTFVFSSTFKDILIPLMVRNLDLEYTEESFGLQVVGNYGTGKSHTMSLVSLIAEDESLVELVQDEKAKNELKKIAGKFNVLRFELGHTISLWEIVTYKLEEYLESIGVPFSFESLGAKSFLEKLQLMMAEYEEKYPNKGLLIVIDEMLAYLKGRSGSQDLNQDLAVLQALGQACDKSKFKFIFGVQEMIYHSPEFQFQSEMLQKVNDRYKDILITKDDVSFIVKNRLLRKDEHQKQKIKKHLDKFLPFFTDMHARTEHYIDLFPVHPSYFENFEKIRIGKSQREILKTLSNQFKDLLDQEIPSDNPGLLTYDQYWKDISNDQSMMSEPDIRKVKEVTDTVYDKIETYFTGVRSSKKDIATRITNACAIKIIQHELQKQNGTNTELLVDDLCLTDKNAFDRDFLIDIIDSAANQIITATSGQYFDKNNDNGEFHLRIEGGINFDQKIKDYAATMSDNQKDEYFFKFLEVNLPLDYDTYRTGFKIWSHAIEWQSHKIYREGYIFFGNPNEKSTTHPRQHFYMYFMPIFDDTKKIKNNEEDEIYFTFDNISKEFKDYITLYGAALALEVRADSSQKPIYRQKIDELNKKARDIFNQEFVQITQVEYQGKELPLNGFPLPGQGASKEQIFSTVASIVFEPWFNDERPNFPKFSQLNTPITKDNYDKLIKQALTKIANPEQLNRDGEGVLAGLGLWVPGRLDYSHSPYAQSIVKLLKDKGDDKVLNRDEIIEYVDKSVDLWLSKDFKIEAELEFVVLATLAALGELEITLHSGKVINSTNLNDLKSIQKEDFWSFTHVKRPKGLNLAAIKEMFIGIVGRDLSGHLSDPSTYTHLVQASSELAKKTVALLSKIQNGYVYKGIEIISQEQASKYRQNFTAFSGFCDKLATYTSEAKMKNFAFTTEDIARLMPYKEKVLEVQKLLNQINDLDQEVSYVQQAKQYITEESLKNEVNEHLNKLPQIVQENDKATLVQYKQELSTLKEKYANWYLEQYLKCRISQREHTEKIAILDADEHAIVQILKEADYISSSPYLKWIEQINKLQVADAKVNKEAVLNVPFHDFNPHEYINFKETSVKQLKQELSDILEQWNQSLLEILEDPMVKKKISLLDESEQEILNQFKSGAVQLSKSNALRIRNAITNLHKGLEKVEIGYDELKSSFTKPLTPDEAIEKFKAYVDGLAKGKERDKIRIIMK, from the coding sequence ATGAAATACAATGAACTAATTAGTTTTGAACCCATAACTGAAGTTGTTAAGTTCAACAGAACTAATGAATCAGTATACCAGCAGAATCTTGTAAAAACATTTGTTTTTTCATCTACTTTCAAAGATATCCTAATTCCTTTAATGGTACGTAATCTCGACTTGGAATATACAGAAGAAAGTTTCGGTTTACAAGTGGTAGGTAACTACGGTACCGGTAAATCACATACCATGTCTTTAGTTTCTTTGATTGCTGAAGATGAATCCTTAGTAGAATTGGTACAAGACGAAAAAGCTAAAAACGAACTAAAAAAGATTGCAGGTAAATTTAATGTTCTACGATTCGAATTAGGACATACGATTTCCTTATGGGAGATTGTAACATACAAATTAGAAGAGTATTTAGAGTCGATAGGAGTACCATTTTCATTTGAGAGTCTTGGTGCTAAATCATTTTTAGAAAAGCTTCAGTTGATGATGGCAGAATACGAAGAGAAGTATCCAAATAAAGGGCTTCTTATCGTAATAGATGAAATGCTAGCCTACCTTAAAGGTCGTTCTGGCTCTCAAGATCTAAATCAAGACTTAGCGGTTCTTCAAGCGTTAGGGCAAGCTTGTGATAAATCAAAATTTAAATTCATTTTCGGGGTACAAGAAATGATTTATCATTCTCCTGAGTTTCAATTTCAATCTGAAATGTTACAAAAGGTAAATGATCGATACAAAGATATTTTGATTACAAAAGATGATGTGTCTTTTATCGTAAAAAATCGTTTATTACGTAAAGACGAACATCAAAAACAAAAGATTAAGAAACATCTTGATAAATTTTTACCATTCTTTACGGATATGCATGCCCGTACAGAACATTATATTGATTTGTTCCCTGTACATCCAAGTTATTTCGAAAATTTCGAAAAAATTAGAATTGGTAAAAGTCAACGTGAAATTTTAAAAACATTATCCAATCAATTCAAAGATTTATTAGATCAAGAGATACCATCAGATAATCCTGGTTTATTAACGTATGATCAATACTGGAAAGATATATCGAATGATCAATCAATGATGTCTGAACCAGATATCAGAAAAGTGAAGGAAGTAACCGATACAGTTTACGATAAAATCGAGACCTACTTCACTGGGGTTAGAAGTTCTAAAAAAGATATTGCGACAAGAATTACCAATGCTTGTGCCATTAAAATTATTCAGCACGAATTACAAAAACAAAACGGTACCAATACTGAATTATTGGTAGATGATTTATGCTTAACAGATAAAAATGCTTTTGATAGAGATTTCCTAATCGATATTATTGATTCTGCTGCAAATCAAATCATTACAGCAACTTCTGGTCAATATTTTGATAAAAATAATGACAATGGTGAATTTCACCTAAGAATTGAAGGAGGAATAAATTTCGATCAGAAAATCAAAGATTATGCAGCGACAATGTCTGATAATCAAAAGGATGAATACTTCTTTAAATTCTTAGAAGTAAACCTTCCACTTGATTATGATACCTACAGAACGGGGTTTAAAATTTGGTCTCATGCCATCGAATGGCAGTCGCATAAAATCTATCGCGAAGGATACATCTTCTTTGGTAATCCAAATGAGAAATCAACGACACATCCGCGCCAACATTTCTATATGTATTTTATGCCAATTTTTGATGATACTAAAAAAATCAAAAATAACGAAGAGGATGAAATCTATTTTACTTTCGATAATATTTCGAAAGAATTCAAAGACTACATCACTTTATATGGCGCAGCTTTAGCATTAGAAGTAAGAGCAGATAGTTCGCAAAAACCGATTTATCGTCAAAAAATTGATGAGTTAAATAAAAAAGCGAGAGATATTTTTAACCAAGAGTTCGTTCAAATTACGCAAGTAGAATATCAAGGAAAAGAGTTACCACTTAATGGCTTTCCATTACCAGGACAAGGTGCTTCTAAAGAGCAAATTTTTTCTACGGTGGCTTCTATTGTATTTGAACCTTGGTTCAACGATGAAAGACCTAACTTTCCTAAGTTTAGTCAATTAAATACGCCAATAACAAAAGACAATTACGATAAATTAATAAAGCAGGCTTTAACTAAAATAGCCAATCCAGAACAATTAAATAGAGATGGGGAAGGTGTTTTAGCAGGTCTTGGTTTATGGGTGCCGGGTCGTTTAGATTATAGCCATTCGCCTTATGCTCAATCTATCGTAAAGTTATTAAAAGATAAAGGAGACGATAAAGTTTTAAACCGTGATGAAATCATCGAATATGTTGATAAAAGTGTTGATTTATGGCTTTCAAAAGATTTTAAAATCGAAGCTGAATTAGAATTTGTGGTCTTAGCTACTTTAGCAGCTTTAGGCGAATTAGAAATTACATTACATTCTGGCAAAGTAATCAACTCGACAAATTTAAACGATTTAAAAAGCATTCAAAAAGAAGATTTCTGGAGCTTTACCCACGTAAAAAGACCAAAAGGTTTAAATCTTGCAGCAATTAAAGAAATGTTCATTGGGATTGTAGGACGAGATTTAAGCGGTCATTTAAGTGATCCATCAACGTACACTCATTTAGTACAAGCATCTTCTGAATTAGCGAAAAAAACCGTTGCTTTATTAAGTAAAATTCAGAATGGGTATGTATATAAAGGTATTGAAATCATAAGTCAAGAACAAGCTTCTAAATACCGTCAAAACTTTACAGCATTCAGTGGTTTCTGTGACAAATTGGCGACTTATACTTCTGAAGCCAAAATGAAGAATTTTGCTTTTACTACAGAAGATATAGCACGCTTAATGCCTTATAAGGAGAAAGTCCTTGAGGTACAAAAGTTATTAAATCAAATCAATGATTTGGATCAAGAAGTATCTTATGTACAACAAGCCAAGCAATACATTACAGAGGAAAGTTTAAAGAACGAAGTAAACGAGCATTTAAATAAATTGCCTCAGATTGTTCAAGAAAATGACAAAGCAACTTTAGTACAATACAAACAAGAGCTTTCTACTTTAAAAGAAAAGTATGCCAATTGGTATTTAGAGCAGTATTTAAAATGTAGAATCAGTCAAAGAGAACATACCGAAAAAATAGCCATTTTAGATGCGGATGAACATGCTATCGTTCAAATCTTAAAAGAGGCAGATTATATTTCATCTTCTCCATACCTGAAGTGGATAGAGCAGATCAATAAATTGCAAGTTGCAGATGCCAAAGTTAATAAAGAAGCTGTGCTGAATGTCCCCTTCCATGATTTCAATCCGCATGAGTACATCAATTTTAAAGAGACATCAGTAAAGCAATTGAAACAAGAACTATCGGATATTCTTGAACAATGGAATCAATCGCTATTGGAAATTTTAGAAGATCCGATGGTGAAAAAGAAAATCAGTTTATTGGATGAATCGGAACAAGAGATTCTAAACCAATTCAAATCAGGTGCGGTACAACTTTCAAAATCCAATGCGTTAAGAATCCGCAATGCCATCACCAATTTGCATAAAGGTTTAGAAAAAGTTGAAATCGGTTACGATGAATTAAAATCTTCTTTTACAAAACCATTAACGCCAGATGAAGCCATCGAAAAGTTCAAAGCTTATGTGGATGGTCTTGCAAAAGGGAAAGAGAGAGATAAAATCAGAATCATCATGAAGTAA
- the mnmE gene encoding tRNA uridine-5-carboxymethylaminomethyl(34) synthesis GTPase MnmE: MNAKQTIVALSTPSGSGALGVIRLSGPEAVDIANSVFKGKDLRKQASHTLHFGLVMDGESILDEVVIGIFLAPKSYTKENVIEISCHGSSYIIQRIIALLIENGARAAKPGEFTLQAFLNGAFDLSKAEAVADLIASNSRASHDVAMQQMRGGFANELQGLREQLVHFASMIELELDFAEEDVEFANREQLRELILQINRVITKLISSFELGNVIKNGIPIVIAGKPNVGKSTLLNSLLNEERAIVSDIAGTTRDTIEDEINIGGVVFRFIDTAGIRETADLIEAKGVERTLEKMKQAKLIIYMTDATQDFSDIAQQVKGLDNQDIPYIVLVNKAELLTAEQKEHLKELPVHFISAREHVGVEELKESLLETVNVSGIDTNETILTNIRHVEALKSTEASLNRVLENIDNPITSDFLAMDIKQALHYLGEIVGEVTTDDLLENIFSKFCIGK, translated from the coding sequence ATGAACGCAAAGCAAACCATTGTAGCATTATCAACACCCTCAGGTAGCGGCGCATTGGGCGTTATACGCTTATCCGGTCCTGAGGCTGTTGACATTGCCAATTCTGTTTTTAAAGGCAAAGATCTTCGCAAGCAAGCTAGTCACACACTCCATTTTGGACTTGTTATGGATGGTGAGTCCATTCTCGACGAGGTCGTTATTGGTATCTTTCTCGCTCCAAAGTCATATACCAAAGAAAACGTAATTGAAATCAGTTGCCATGGTTCCAGCTATATTATCCAACGCATTATTGCATTGCTTATTGAAAACGGAGCTCGCGCAGCCAAGCCTGGCGAATTTACTTTGCAAGCATTTTTAAACGGAGCGTTTGATCTCAGCAAAGCAGAAGCAGTAGCGGACCTGATAGCTTCCAATTCCAGAGCCTCACATGATGTTGCTATGCAGCAAATGAGAGGAGGTTTTGCCAATGAACTTCAGGGACTGAGAGAGCAGCTCGTTCATTTTGCGTCGATGATTGAGCTTGAGTTAGACTTTGCAGAAGAGGATGTTGAGTTTGCCAATCGCGAACAATTAAGGGAGCTTATCCTTCAGATCAATCGCGTCATTACCAAACTTATTTCCTCTTTTGAATTGGGGAACGTTATCAAAAACGGTATCCCAATTGTCATCGCCGGAAAACCCAATGTCGGGAAGTCAACCCTGCTTAATTCCCTTCTTAATGAAGAACGGGCTATTGTGTCTGACATAGCCGGTACTACGCGAGATACCATAGAAGATGAGATTAATATCGGTGGTGTTGTTTTCCGTTTCATTGATACCGCCGGTATCCGCGAAACTGCAGACCTGATTGAAGCCAAAGGAGTTGAACGTACGCTGGAAAAGATGAAACAAGCTAAGCTCATTATTTATATGACCGATGCCACACAAGATTTTAGTGACATTGCACAACAAGTAAAAGGGCTTGATAACCAAGACATACCATATATTGTTTTAGTCAATAAAGCTGAATTGCTGACAGCAGAGCAAAAAGAACACTTAAAGGAACTGCCTGTTCACTTTATTTCAGCCAGAGAGCATGTTGGCGTTGAAGAGCTCAAAGAAAGCCTTTTGGAAACCGTGAATGTTAGCGGAATAGATACCAACGAAACCATCCTTACCAATATACGCCACGTCGAAGCTCTCAAAAGTACCGAGGCATCTTTAAATCGTGTATTGGAAAATATCGATAACCCCATCACATCAGACTTCCTTGCCATGGACATCAAGCAAGCACTGCATTATTTAGGTGAGATTGTAGGGGAGGTGACCACCGATGACTTGCTTGAAAACATCTTTTCGAAGTTCTGTATCGGCAAATAA
- the pckA gene encoding phosphoenolpyruvate carboxykinase (ATP), with protein MLPNLSYLQIHAGNKVNYQLTVPELVEEAIKKGEGYLVESGALTADTGHFTGRSPKDRFIVEDDITRDAVWWGDINQPISTDIFNKLYTKVAAHLSKEEIYVRDVFACTAPEHQISIRVITETAYQNIFADNIFVRSDKVSADKRPEWSILAAPTFQAEPVIDGVPSANFVIISFTEKIILIAGTGYTGEIKKGIFSVLNFLLPHNKKVLSMHCSANTNVNNETALFFGLSGTGKTTLSSDAGRHLIGDDEHGWSDEGIFNFEGGCYAKCVNLEAEKEPEIYNAIRFGSLLENINCFPGTRVPDYKDTSKTENTRVTYPIDYIEGAVKQKISATPKNIFFLTADAFGVIPPISKLTTKEAMYHFISGYTAKVAGTEVGITEPKMVFSACFGEAFIPLHPTKYAELLGERIEKDNINVWLVNTGWVAGPYGVGRRIQLRYTRAMIRAAMAGELNDSEYQRHPIFGLQFPTTCPGVPSDLLNPAKTWSCQQAYEEQANKLAKAFDENFKKYESGVNLNTLSLRV; from the coding sequence ATGTTGCCAAATTTGTCCTACTTGCAGATCCATGCAGGCAATAAAGTCAATTATCAACTCACTGTTCCTGAACTTGTAGAAGAGGCCATAAAAAAAGGCGAGGGTTATTTAGTTGAGTCAGGTGCACTCACAGCAGACACAGGTCACTTTACGGGTCGGTCGCCCAAAGACCGTTTCATTGTCGAAGACGATATTACCCGCGATGCCGTGTGGTGGGGAGATATTAATCAGCCGATTTCTACTGACATTTTCAATAAGCTTTATACGAAAGTTGCCGCGCATCTCAGCAAAGAGGAGATCTACGTACGTGACGTCTTTGCCTGTACAGCGCCTGAGCATCAAATCAGTATCCGGGTGATCACAGAAACTGCTTATCAGAACATTTTTGCTGACAATATATTCGTTCGCTCTGACAAGGTGAGCGCCGATAAGAGACCCGAATGGTCTATCCTTGCTGCCCCAACTTTTCAAGCCGAACCTGTTATTGACGGTGTTCCAAGCGCTAATTTCGTTATTATTAGTTTTACGGAAAAAATCATTCTTATTGCTGGCACTGGCTATACTGGCGAAATAAAAAAAGGAATCTTTAGTGTTCTTAATTTTCTCTTGCCCCATAATAAAAAGGTTCTATCCATGCATTGTTCGGCAAATACCAATGTCAACAACGAAACAGCACTTTTCTTTGGCTTATCTGGTACCGGGAAAACGACTCTTTCTTCAGACGCCGGTCGCCATCTGATTGGCGACGATGAACACGGATGGAGCGATGAAGGTATTTTTAATTTCGAAGGAGGATGTTATGCTAAGTGTGTTAATCTTGAGGCAGAAAAAGAACCTGAAATATACAATGCCATTCGCTTTGGATCTCTGTTGGAAAACATCAATTGCTTTCCCGGTACACGTGTTCCTGATTACAAAGATACAAGCAAAACCGAAAACACACGTGTAACCTACCCAATCGATTACATCGAAGGGGCGGTTAAGCAAAAAATATCGGCCACACCGAAGAATATATTTTTTCTCACTGCCGATGCCTTTGGTGTCATACCACCCATTTCCAAATTGACAACCAAGGAGGCTATGTATCATTTCATTTCCGGTTATACCGCTAAAGTAGCTGGAACCGAAGTAGGTATTACCGAGCCGAAGATGGTATTCTCTGCCTGTTTCGGAGAGGCATTTATTCCATTGCACCCAACCAAATATGCTGAACTACTAGGTGAGAGAATTGAAAAAGACAACATCAATGTCTGGTTAGTGAATACAGGTTGGGTAGCAGGGCCTTATGGTGTTGGCCGGCGCATCCAGTTACGTTATACCCGAGCAATGATTCGAGCCGCGATGGCGGGTGAACTGAACGATTCGGAATACCAAAGACATCCTATTTTTGGTTTGCAGTTTCCGACGACTTGTCCAGGTGTACCTTCAGATCTACTCAATCCCGCTAAAACCTGGTCATGCCAGCAAGCCTACGAGGAACAAGCTAATAAACTCGCTAAGGCTTTTGACGAGAACTTTAAAAAATACGAAAGTGGGGTAAACTTAAATACCCTATCTTTGCGTGTATGA
- the rhuM gene encoding RhuM family protein: MKNQIEIYQAKDGQTQIEVTFEKDTVWLSQQQMSVLFNQTKQNISLHINNCFKEGELARNTTVKKSLTVQTEGTRQVKRAIEHYNLDVIISVGYRVKSQQGTQFRQWATQRLKDYLVQGYVINEKRLAQKQQEVQTLKDGIRILSRAIEGKIGEIELDWLEHFAKGLELLDDYDHEQLDGKGLTTRSANYPESADYEKIIDTMRVDFDSAIFGKEKDGSFQSAIAQISKGFGEEDFYPSIEEKAATLLYLIVKNHGFVDGNKRIAAACFLLFLEKNDLLYAQDQKPIISNEALASLTLFVASSKPEEMETVKKLIISVLNRNQK; the protein is encoded by the coding sequence ATGAAGAACCAGATTGAAATATATCAAGCCAAGGATGGTCAAACACAGATTGAAGTAACCTTTGAGAAAGATACTGTGTGGCTTAGCCAACAGCAGATGTCTGTATTGTTTAACCAGACTAAGCAGAATATAAGCTTACATATTAATAATTGTTTTAAAGAAGGGGAGTTGGCAAGGAATACAACTGTCAAGAAATCCTTGACAGTTCAAACGGAAGGAACTAGACAGGTGAAGCGTGCCATAGAGCATTATAATCTCGACGTAATTATTTCAGTTGGCTACCGTGTGAAATCCCAACAAGGTACCCAATTCCGTCAATGGGCAACCCAGCGATTAAAAGATTATCTTGTACAAGGCTATGTCATCAACGAAAAACGTTTAGCTCAGAAGCAGCAAGAGGTTCAGACTCTTAAAGATGGTATCCGTATATTGAGTCGTGCGATCGAGGGAAAAATAGGAGAGATTGAATTGGATTGGCTGGAGCATTTTGCCAAAGGATTGGAGTTGTTGGATGATTATGACCATGAGCAGTTGGATGGTAAGGGGTTGACCACACGTTCAGCTAATTACCCCGAATCAGCCGATTACGAAAAGATAATCGATACGATGAGAGTGGACTTTGATTCTGCAATCTTTGGTAAAGAGAAAGATGGTAGTTTTCAGAGTGCTATCGCGCAAATTTCAAAAGGATTCGGCGAAGAAGATTTCTATCCATCCATTGAGGAAAAGGCAGCCACGTTATTATATTTGATTGTCAAAAACCATGGTTTTGTCGATGGGAATAAACGGATAGCAGCAGCCTGTTTCCTGCTTTTCTTAGAGAAGAATGATTTGCTATATGCTCAAGACCAGAAGCCTATTATAAGCAACGAAGCCTTGGCCAGTCTTACTTTGTTTGTTGCTTCCAGTAAACCCGAAGAAATGGAAACCGTAAAGAAACTTATTATTAGTGTGCTCAATCGAAATCAGAAGTAA
- a CDS encoding Fic family protein — protein MYNWQYKDWPNFRFTLESLQTISISFAEELGVVNGLITGLNDDLKQETIIEILISEAIKSSEIEGEYMSRIDMMSSIKRNLGLRSDIKVTDKRVAGMARLMTEVRESYLNDLSLDMILNWHKILMESFLTINAGQWREGSEPMQVVSGAYGREVVHYEAPPSEIVAQEMQTFIHWFSNDNLSHLDKISKAIVKSAIVHLYFESIHPFEDGNGRIGRALAEYTLSHTLQSPVLLSISKVIEKDKNQYYDALKAAQSTLDITDWILYFGKVILTAQIEAKQLVEFTVKKVKYFDSFKQLLNERQQKVINRMFDAGVEGFQGGMTAKKYMAIAKTSKASATRDLQHLNEIGALQVLGAGRSVRYELVF, from the coding sequence ATGTATAATTGGCAATATAAAGACTGGCCTAATTTTAGGTTTACGCTTGAAAGTCTACAAACGATCTCCATTTCTTTTGCTGAAGAGTTGGGGGTGGTAAATGGTTTAATTACAGGTTTGAATGATGATTTGAAGCAGGAAACTATTATTGAGATTCTTATTTCTGAAGCAATTAAATCCTCTGAAATTGAAGGAGAATATATGAGCCGTATCGATATGATGTCCTCCATCAAACGTAATTTAGGTTTGCGATCAGATATTAAAGTTACGGATAAACGTGTAGCGGGTATGGCAAGATTAATGACCGAGGTTCGAGAGTCATACCTTAATGATTTGTCTCTTGACATGATTTTGAACTGGCATAAAATTTTGATGGAATCATTTTTGACGATAAATGCGGGACAATGGCGTGAGGGATCAGAACCTATGCAAGTTGTTTCTGGAGCTTATGGACGTGAAGTGGTGCATTATGAAGCGCCTCCTTCAGAAATTGTAGCTCAAGAAATGCAGACTTTTATACATTGGTTTAGTAATGATAATTTAAGTCATTTAGATAAGATCAGTAAAGCCATCGTCAAATCAGCTATCGTACATCTATATTTTGAAAGTATTCATCCTTTTGAGGATGGTAATGGTAGAATCGGTAGAGCATTAGCCGAATATACATTGTCACACACATTGCAAAGTCCAGTATTGTTGTCGATATCCAAAGTTATAGAAAAGGATAAGAATCAATACTATGACGCTTTGAAAGCTGCACAATCTACATTGGATATTACAGATTGGATCCTTTATTTCGGAAAGGTAATTTTAACAGCTCAAATAGAAGCAAAGCAGTTGGTTGAATTTACGGTGAAGAAGGTTAAGTATTTTGATAGTTTCAAGCAATTATTGAACGAAAGACAACAGAAAGTGATTAATCGCATGTTCGATGCTGGTGTTGAGGGTTTTCAAGGCGGCATGACTGCAAAAAAATATATGGCTATCGCTAAAACTTCTAAAGCTTCAGCAACGCGTGATTTACAACATTTGAATGAAATAGGTGCATTGCAAGTTTTAGGAGCAGGGCGTTCAGTTCGATATGAATTAGTTTTTTAA